In a genomic window of Methylovirgula sp. 4M-Z18:
- the fabI gene encoding enoyl-ACP reductase FabI produces MNISEKGLMRGKRGLIMGVANNHSIAWGIAKAVADEGAELAFTYQGEALGKRVKPLAESLGASLVIPCDVEDIASVDTAFAELEKAWGTIDFVVHAIGFSDKNELKGRYIDATTRENFSRTMVISAFSFTEIAQRAQKLMPHGGSLLTLTYGGATRVMPNYNVMGIAKAALEASVRYLAGDLGPQNIRVNAISAGPIRTLAGAGIAEARAMYNYQRAHAPLRRSVTIEDVGGSALYLLSDLSHGVTGEIHFVDSGYNIISMPRPEDLRAEEVSEEAAE; encoded by the coding sequence ATGAACATATCCGAAAAAGGTCTGATGCGCGGCAAGCGCGGCCTCATCATGGGGGTGGCGAACAATCACTCGATCGCTTGGGGCATTGCCAAGGCGGTGGCGGACGAAGGCGCTGAACTCGCCTTCACCTACCAGGGCGAGGCGCTTGGCAAACGCGTGAAACCTTTGGCCGAAAGTCTCGGCGCGTCCTTGGTCATTCCCTGCGACGTTGAAGACATCGCCAGCGTCGACACGGCCTTTGCCGAGCTCGAAAAGGCCTGGGGCACAATCGATTTCGTCGTTCATGCGATCGGCTTTTCGGACAAGAACGAGTTGAAGGGCCGCTATATCGACGCGACCACGCGCGAGAATTTCTCGCGCACCATGGTGATTTCGGCCTTCTCCTTCACCGAGATCGCGCAGCGGGCGCAGAAGCTGATGCCGCACGGCGGTTCGCTGTTGACGTTGACCTATGGCGGCGCAACGCGCGTGATGCCGAATTACAATGTGATGGGCATTGCCAAAGCGGCGCTCGAGGCGAGCGTGCGTTATCTCGCCGGCGATCTCGGGCCGCAGAATATCCGCGTGAACGCGATTTCCGCCGGCCCCATCCGCACGCTGGCAGGCGCCGGCATCGCGGAAGCGCGCGCCATGTACAATTACCAGCGCGCCCACGCGCCGCTGCGCCGCTCGGTGACGATCGAGGATGTCGGCGGTTCGGCGCTTTATTTGCTGAGCGATCTGTCGCACGGCGTGACGGGCGAAATTCATTTCGTCGATTCCGGCTACAACATCATTTCGATGCCGCGGCCCGAGGATTTACGCGCCGAAGAGGTGAGCGAAGAAGCGGCGGAGTAG
- a CDS encoding haloacid dehalogenase type II: MTMSRRKILTGGAASAGMLHSSVKTLSTPRKGLTYKATAFDAFAIFDSRPVDRLCEILFPGQGEAFIKMWRAHQFEYAWLQVLMRRYADFERVTAQSLSFAANALKLDLADNQKKQLLQAYSCMPAWPDAVPSLQKLRQTGVRTAILSNLTPQMLQSCLSANPGLRDLFDHVLSTDAARTYKPDPRAYALAPDALKLPRENIAFIAYAGWDAVGAKCFGYPTFWANRAGAPSETLGDKADAMGADLSGLTAFIG; the protein is encoded by the coding sequence ATGACCATGAGCCGGCGCAAAATTCTGACTGGCGGCGCGGCGAGCGCGGGCATGCTGCATTCATCCGTCAAAACATTAAGCACTCCACGAAAAGGGCTGACCTATAAAGCCACTGCTTTTGACGCTTTCGCTATTTTCGATTCCCGACCAGTAGACCGGCTTTGTGAGATTCTCTTTCCGGGCCAGGGCGAAGCTTTCATTAAAATGTGGCGCGCCCACCAATTCGAATATGCATGGTTGCAGGTCTTGATGCGGCGATATGCCGATTTCGAGCGCGTGACTGCGCAATCGCTCTCCTTCGCTGCCAACGCATTAAAACTCGATCTGGCCGACAATCAGAAAAAGCAATTGCTGCAGGCCTATTCTTGCATGCCCGCATGGCCAGACGCGGTGCCGAGCCTGCAGAAACTTCGACAAACCGGCGTCAGGACCGCGATACTTTCCAACTTGACGCCACAGATGTTGCAAAGCTGTCTCAGCGCCAATCCCGGCCTGCGCGATCTGTTCGATCACGTGTTAAGCACCGATGCCGCGCGAACGTATAAGCCCGATCCAAGAGCCTATGCGCTTGCGCCCGATGCACTCAAACTGCCACGCGAGAACATAGCGTTTATCGCTTATGCGGGATGGGACGCCGTTGGCGCGAAGTGCTTCGGCTATCCAACCTTTTGGGCCAATCGCGCTGGAGCGCCCAGCGAAACATTGGGCGACAAAGCCGACGCGATGGGCGCTGATTTATCGGGCCTGACGGCGTTTATTGGCTGA
- the gloB gene encoding hydroxyacylglutathione hydrolase translates to MPLQIHQFICRTDNFGVLIHDPQTGATAALDAPDGPALLAALDARGWQLTDILITHKHADHVEGIPALKAKFPDAKVTGPAAEAKEIGALDVEVKEDDLVRFGATAAKVIATPGHTAGHIVYWFEEDDLLFAGDTLFALGCGRVFETSMEVMWESLSKLSRLPGETQVYCGHEYTLSNTKFALTIEPNNSLLQDRAGEIATQRAKGEMTLPTTIALELATNPFLRADEPAVKAALGMSDADASQVFAEIRERKNRA, encoded by the coding sequence ATGCCGCTCCAGATTCATCAGTTCATCTGCCGTACCGACAATTTTGGCGTTCTCATTCACGACCCGCAAACCGGAGCGACCGCCGCCCTCGATGCGCCGGACGGCCCGGCGCTCCTCGCCGCCCTCGATGCGCGCGGCTGGCAGCTCACCGACATTCTGATCACCCATAAACATGCCGATCACGTCGAAGGCATTCCGGCCCTGAAGGCGAAATTTCCGGACGCCAAAGTGACCGGTCCCGCCGCGGAAGCCAAGGAGATCGGCGCGCTCGACGTCGAGGTCAAGGAAGACGATCTCGTCCGCTTTGGCGCGACCGCCGCAAAGGTGATCGCGACGCCGGGCCACACCGCCGGCCATATCGTCTATTGGTTCGAAGAAGACGATCTGCTGTTCGCCGGCGACACTTTGTTCGCGCTCGGCTGCGGCCGCGTGTTCGAAACGTCGATGGAGGTGATGTGGGAATCCCTGTCGAAACTGTCGCGCCTGCCGGGCGAGACGCAAGTCTATTGCGGCCACGAATATACCCTATCGAACACCAAATTCGCGTTGACGATCGAACCTAACAACAGTTTGCTGCAAGACCGCGCCGGCGAAATCGCGACTCAGCGCGCCAAGGGTGAGATGACGTTGCCGACTACGATCGCGCTCGAACTTGCCACCAACCCCTTCCTGCGCGCCGACGAGCCGGCCGTGAAAGCCGCGCTCGGCATGAGCGACGCCGATGCCTCGCAGGTGTTCGCGGAGATCCGGGAACGGAAGAACCGGGCTTAA
- the hpf gene encoding ribosome hibernation-promoting factor, HPF/YfiA family: MTLRVSGKNFDIGEALRTHVQDRIAGAIGKYYEGRVGGHVTLEPEGSGYRTDCTLHLSSGITLQAEALAHEPYASFDQAADRIEKRLSRYKRRLKDHHGPNGVHEGEERVGAIMAAYVLEAPDEDADEIHDFNPVVVAESTARLRELSVSAAVMDLDLSGAPVIVFRHATNGRVNIVYRRSDGHVGWIDPATPSAKA; encoded by the coding sequence ATGACCTTACGCGTTTCAGGTAAAAACTTCGACATCGGCGAAGCTCTCCGCACACACGTTCAAGATCGCATCGCAGGCGCCATCGGCAAATATTACGAAGGCCGCGTCGGTGGGCACGTGACGCTGGAGCCGGAAGGATCCGGGTATCGGACCGATTGTACGCTGCATTTGTCGTCGGGCATTACACTCCAGGCGGAAGCCTTGGCGCACGAGCCTTATGCAAGTTTCGACCAGGCGGCTGACCGCATCGAAAAGCGTTTGAGCCGATATAAGCGACGTCTGAAAGACCACCACGGACCCAATGGCGTGCACGAGGGCGAGGAGCGCGTGGGCGCGATCATGGCCGCTTATGTGCTGGAAGCGCCGGACGAGGATGCCGACGAAATCCACGATTTCAATCCGGTCGTCGTGGCCGAAAGCACCGCGCGGCTGCGCGAATTGTCAGTGTCCGCTGCCGTGATGGATCTCGATCTGTCTGGTGCCCCGGTCATCGTGTTTCGCCACGCCACCAACGGCCGCGTCAACATCGTCTACCGTAGATCCGATGGCCATGTCGGCTGGATCGATCCCGCCACACCATCCGCGAAAGCGTGA
- a CDS encoding LysR family transcriptional regulator — translation MRFLLAIGRASTLAGAARRLGVNQTTVARRLASAEKQLGSKLFTRVEGNLHPTPAGEAALQHARAVEEEIAALKADAGRTDDAPSGNVRISAVPLLVNHLLAPAAPDLLKTYPKLRLDFLADGRNADLRKGEADVALRLGRPEKGGAHLMQRLGLVTYAAYGPAERSDDSPWLVYDESLSHLPHAQWLAAAAEVANAQMAFNDGDAILQAIEAGAGRSLVPCFIGDRRPRLRRLPGPPGLARELWLLTHASLRHQQRIVILRDWIATLVRQKLNGA, via the coding sequence TTGCGTTTTCTGTTGGCGATCGGACGGGCAAGCACGCTTGCTGGTGCCGCGCGTCGCCTGGGTGTCAATCAAACAACTGTCGCGCGCCGTCTCGCGAGCGCCGAAAAGCAGCTCGGCAGCAAGCTTTTCACGCGCGTGGAAGGGAATTTGCATCCAACACCCGCGGGCGAGGCGGCTTTGCAACATGCACGCGCGGTCGAAGAGGAAATCGCTGCATTGAAAGCCGACGCGGGCCGCACGGATGATGCCCCATCTGGCAATGTACGCATCAGCGCCGTCCCGCTCCTCGTCAATCATCTGCTTGCGCCGGCGGCGCCGGATCTCCTGAAGACCTATCCGAAACTGCGTCTCGATTTTCTCGCCGACGGCCGCAATGCGGATCTGCGCAAGGGTGAAGCGGACGTCGCTTTGCGTCTCGGACGGCCGGAAAAAGGCGGCGCACATCTCATGCAGCGCCTTGGCCTCGTGACTTACGCGGCTTATGGCCCCGCGGAGCGGTCCGACGATTCGCCGTGGCTCGTTTATGACGAAAGCTTGAGCCACTTACCGCATGCGCAATGGCTTGCTGCCGCAGCAGAAGTGGCCAATGCGCAAATGGCCTTCAATGACGGAGACGCGATTCTACAGGCGATCGAGGCAGGGGCCGGCCGTTCGCTCGTGCCTTGTTTCATCGGTGATCGGCGCCCGCGTTTGCGGCGTTTGCCGGGTCCGCCGGGCTTGGCGCGCGAACTATGGCTTCTCACCCACGCAAGCCTGCGCCATCAGCAACGGATCGTCATCCTGCGCGATTGGATCGCAACCCTCGTACGGCAAAAATTGAATGGCGCCTAG
- the ptsN gene encoding PTS IIA-like nitrogen regulatory protein PtsN, producing the protein MSLTDILSPDGILPSLKVNTKKQALQELAERAGLVSGLSSREVFDALLQRERLGSTGVGNGIAIPHGKLAKCAKIFGIFARLERPIDFEALDGQPVDLIFLLIAPEAAGADHLKALASIARVLRDPAVTQKLRATRATPALYSVLTQSPSSNAA; encoded by the coding sequence ATGTCTTTAACTGATATTCTTTCGCCGGACGGCATTTTGCCGTCGCTCAAGGTGAATACCAAGAAGCAGGCCTTGCAGGAGCTCGCGGAACGTGCCGGACTTGTGTCCGGTCTGTCGTCGCGCGAAGTCTTCGACGCCCTGTTGCAGCGGGAGCGACTGGGTTCGACCGGGGTTGGCAACGGAATCGCCATTCCGCACGGAAAATTAGCGAAATGTGCGAAGATTTTCGGCATTTTTGCGCGGCTCGAGCGTCCGATCGATTTCGAGGCCCTCGACGGTCAGCCCGTCGATCTGATCTTCCTGCTGATCGCGCCGGAGGCGGCCGGGGCCGATCACTTGAAGGCGCTCGCCAGTATCGCGCGTGTGCTGCGTGATCCCGCCGTTACGCAGAAGCTGCGGGCGACGCGCGCGACCCCAGCGCTTTATTCAGTTCTCACCCAGTCGCCGTCGTCCAATGCAGCCTGA
- the msrB gene encoding peptide-methionine (R)-S-oxide reductase MsrB yields MFRDVFRDLETRPRPQSPSHAGYDIAPLSEAEVERLAQDLTPEERRILLNHGTEPSFCGVLLDNKDKGTYACHLCGLPLFRSGDKFESGTGWPSFFKPYDLDHIRYIKDTSYGMSRTEIRCMRCDGHLGHVFPDGPPPTYHRYCMNSAAMEFFPEGTQPVQKAKAAA; encoded by the coding sequence ATGTTCCGTGATGTCTTTCGCGATCTTGAGACCCGCCCGCGGCCGCAGAGCCCTTCGCACGCGGGCTACGATATCGCGCCGCTCAGCGAGGCGGAGGTGGAGCGGCTGGCGCAGGATCTGACGCCCGAGGAGCGGCGCATCCTGCTCAACCACGGCACCGAGCCAAGCTTCTGCGGCGTGCTGCTCGACAACAAGGACAAGGGCACCTACGCCTGCCATTTGTGCGGCCTGCCGCTGTTCCGTTCAGGCGACAAATTCGAGTCGGGCACCGGTTGGCCGAGCTTCTTCAAACCCTATGACCTCGATCATATCCGCTACATCAAGGACACGAGCTACGGCATGTCGCGCACCGAAATCCGCTGCATGCGCTGCGACGGCCATCTCGGCCACGTGTTCCCCGACGGCCCACCGCCGACCTATCATCGCTATTGCATGAATTCGGCGGCGATGGAGTTCTTCCCCGAAGGCACGCAGCCGGTGCAGAAGGCCAAAGCTGCGGCGTAA
- a CDS encoding tyrosine phosphatase family protein yields MQPDGFSALTVCGVRELADHRARGVTHVLSLIDADWPEMQAFADYDDHHRVVLEFDDIIEPIAGKILPAQQHMEAILRFGETLKSVKFDRDGHLLVHCYMGVSRSTAAMVTLLTQALPDASEEHLFARLQHIRPQAWPNSHMISQADHMLGRGGRLTQELRRHYGRQLQREPNYRTWMRELGRESELAMAVTP; encoded by the coding sequence ATGCAGCCTGACGGTTTTTCCGCCCTCACCGTGTGCGGTGTCCGTGAGCTGGCCGACCATCGCGCCCGCGGCGTCACCCATGTGCTCTCGCTGATCGATGCCGATTGGCCGGAAATGCAGGCTTTTGCCGATTACGACGACCATCACCGGGTCGTTCTCGAGTTCGACGACATCATCGAGCCCATCGCGGGCAAAATCCTGCCGGCGCAGCAGCATATGGAAGCGATCCTGCGCTTCGGCGAGACGCTCAAATCGGTGAAATTCGACCGCGACGGCCATCTCCTGGTGCATTGCTATATGGGCGTTTCGCGCTCGACCGCCGCCATGGTCACGCTGCTCACCCAGGCTCTGCCCGACGCATCCGAAGAGCATTTGTTCGCCCGGCTGCAGCATATTCGGCCGCAGGCCTGGCCCAATTCGCATATGATCTCCCAGGCCGACCATATGCTCGGCCGTGGCGGGCGGCTGACGCAGGAGCTGCGCCGGCATTATGGCCGCCAATTGCAGCGCGAACCGAATTACCGCACCTGGATGCGGGAACTCGGCCGCGAAAGCGAATTGGCGATGGCAGTTACCCCTTAA
- a CDS encoding SDR family NAD(P)-dependent oxidoreductase: MADNQIILITGATDGVGRRVAERLARPGCTLLIHGRDRQRAEQLLATIAQAGGTGKFYPADLSSLAEVRELAAAIQRDHRRIDGFISNAGIGTGGGRGDRQLSRDRFELRFAVNYLAGFALTRLLLPLIQASENGRIVQVASAGQQAIDFDDVMLERGYSGNRAYCQSKLAQIMFTFDLAQELQHTPVVAHCLHPASYMDTTMVRQSGIAPMSSVEEGADAILHALSVPLSRAKSGTYFNGRQPARAHAQAYDSSARRRLRALSHEWTQIPLPQSLS, encoded by the coding sequence ATGGCGGACAATCAAATCATTCTCATCACCGGCGCGACGGACGGGGTCGGACGGCGCGTGGCCGAGCGGCTGGCGCGGCCAGGCTGCACGTTGCTGATCCACGGCCGCGACCGGCAAAGGGCGGAGCAACTTCTCGCGACTATCGCCCAAGCGGGCGGCACCGGCAAATTCTATCCTGCCGATCTCTCCTCCCTTGCCGAAGTCCGCGAGCTGGCGGCGGCGATCCAGCGCGATCATCGCCGCATCGACGGCTTCATCAGCAATGCGGGCATCGGCACCGGCGGCGGGCGCGGCGACAGGCAATTGAGCCGCGACCGGTTCGAGTTGCGTTTCGCCGTCAATTATCTCGCCGGCTTCGCGCTGACCCGCCTGCTGTTGCCGCTCATACAGGCGAGCGAAAACGGCCGCATCGTGCAGGTGGCCTCGGCCGGCCAGCAGGCAATCGATTTCGACGATGTGATGCTGGAGCGCGGCTATAGCGGCAACCGCGCCTATTGCCAGAGCAAGCTCGCGCAGATCATGTTCACCTTCGACCTCGCACAAGAGCTGCAACACACGCCCGTCGTCGCCCATTGCCTGCATCCCGCCTCCTACATGGATACGACCATGGTGCGGCAATCGGGCATTGCGCCGATGAGCAGCGTGGAGGAAGGCGCGGACGCGATTCTGCACGCGCTGTCTGTGCCCCTCTCGCGCGCAAAAAGCGGCACCTATTTCAACGGCCGGCAACCGGCACGCGCTCATGCGCAAGCCTACGATTCGAGCGCGCGCCGCCGCTTGCGCGCGTTGAGCCACGAGTGGACGCAAATCCCTCTGCCGCAGTCCCTTTCTTAA
- a CDS encoding class I SAM-dependent methyltransferase — protein sequence MSLDVIDLRTFYDAALGRVAQRFIHRILRERWSNCIGLSVVGIGYATPFLSEFHKEAMRTLAFMPAAQGVVNWPQSGLSASTLVDMELLPLPDSCIDRVLLVHALEVAEQPSEVLSEIWRVLTPGGRLMIVAPSRRGLWAGMDNTPFGVGQPFSKSQLRNLMRDTLFSPIHWQEALFIPPFERRLWLSAAGAFERIGNMLPVPGAGVYVVEATKQLYRPVAIRKLARRMLPKLEPAIAAPNVGMHEPLGRDGRRHDANVKRP from the coding sequence ATGTCCTTGGATGTGATCGATCTTCGCACCTTTTACGATGCCGCTTTGGGCCGCGTGGCCCAGCGATTCATTCATCGCATTTTGCGCGAACGCTGGAGCAATTGCATCGGCCTTTCGGTGGTGGGGATCGGCTATGCGACGCCATTCTTGAGCGAGTTCCACAAGGAAGCCATGCGCACGCTCGCCTTCATGCCGGCCGCGCAAGGGGTGGTGAATTGGCCGCAATCCGGCCTGTCCGCATCGACGCTGGTCGATATGGAACTGCTGCCGTTGCCCGATAGCTGCATCGACCGGGTTCTGCTGGTGCATGCGCTGGAAGTTGCCGAGCAGCCGAGCGAGGTCCTGTCCGAAATCTGGCGCGTTCTCACCCCCGGCGGCCGGCTGATGATCGTGGCGCCCTCGCGCCGCGGCCTCTGGGCCGGCATGGACAACACGCCGTTCGGGGTCGGCCAGCCCTTTTCCAAAAGCCAGTTGCGCAACTTGATGCGCGACACGTTGTTTTCACCGATTCATTGGCAGGAAGCACTGTTCATCCCTCCGTTCGAGCGCCGGCTCTGGCTCTCAGCGGCCGGTGCCTTCGAGAGGATCGGTAACATGCTGCCCGTGCCGGGGGCCGGCGTCTATGTGGTCGAGGCGACGAAACAGCTCTACCGCCCCGTCGCCATCCGCAAGCTCGCACGGCGCATGTTGCCGAAACTCGAGCCGGCGATCGCCGCGCCGAATGTCGGGATGCACGAGCCCCTCGGCCGCGACGGCCGGCGTCATGACGCAAACGTGAAACGGCCTTGA
- a CDS encoding SDR family oxidoreductase — MSSKMHSVIIGGSSGIGLATAQLLLTQGHRVTITGRDPERLRQAQATLQHQATCLEMDAADPRAVRSTFEKIGAFDHLVLAFGSRKGAGPVTDVDLNDVQQGFAEKVFPHFDCARAAVKHLSGNGSITFIAAVSAHAALPGSAGLGAANGAITAMVPIFARELQPLRVNGVSPGVIDTPWWDFLPEAQKAPVFADFAAKTPVGRVGRPEDIAETIAFLIGNRFMTGHTIVCDGGLHLAA; from the coding sequence ATGTCTTCGAAAATGCATAGTGTCATCATCGGCGGATCGTCCGGCATCGGCCTCGCTACCGCTCAGCTTCTGTTGACCCAAGGTCATCGCGTCACGATCACCGGCCGCGATCCGGAACGCTTGCGGCAGGCGCAAGCCACGCTGCAACATCAGGCGACGTGCCTCGAAATGGACGCCGCCGATCCGCGCGCGGTGCGCTCAACCTTCGAAAAGATCGGCGCCTTCGATCATCTCGTGCTCGCCTTCGGCAGCCGTAAAGGCGCAGGGCCGGTAACCGATGTCGATCTAAACGACGTGCAACAAGGCTTCGCGGAAAAGGTCTTTCCGCATTTCGATTGCGCGCGGGCCGCGGTGAAACATCTTTCCGGCAACGGGAGCATCACCTTCATCGCCGCCGTCTCGGCCCATGCTGCTTTGCCGGGATCGGCCGGGCTTGGCGCGGCCAATGGCGCAATCACGGCGATGGTGCCGATTTTCGCGCGCGAGCTGCAACCGTTGCGAGTCAACGGCGTCTCGCCCGGCGTGATCGACACGCCCTGGTGGGACTTCCTGCCCGAGGCGCAAAAAGCGCCGGTCTTCGCCGATTTTGCCGCGAAAACGCCGGTCGGCCGCGTGGGCCGACCGGAAGACATCGCTGAGACCATCGCCTTCCTGATCGGCAACCGCTTCATGACCGGCCACACCATCGTCTGCGATGGCGGCTTGCATCTTGCGGCTTGA
- a CDS encoding helix-turn-helix domain-containing protein, translated as MEPAAKQTLSPSQKRRLVAFIESHLEEDLSLAHLTQIVGISVSHLKVLFRRSFGMPVHQYVIRRRVERAQALIMSAELPLSQIALMTGFAHQSHMTSMMKRLLGVTPANLSRIKL; from the coding sequence ATGGAACCCGCCGCAAAGCAGACGCTGTCGCCAAGTCAGAAACGCCGCCTGGTCGCATTCATCGAAAGCCATTTGGAAGAAGATCTTTCCCTCGCACATCTGACGCAAATTGTAGGCATCAGCGTCTCGCATCTCAAAGTTCTCTTCCGGCGCTCGTTCGGCATGCCGGTGCACCAATATGTGATCCGCCGGAGAGTTGAGCGCGCGCAGGCTCTGATCATGTCCGCTGAACTCCCACTCAGCCAAATTGCGCTGATGACAGGGTTCGCGCATCAAAGCCATATGACAAGCATGATGAAGCGATTGCTCGGCGTGACACCTGCGAACCTCTCCCGGATAAAATTGTAA
- a CDS encoding YciI family protein, whose translation MLYAVLFTDNLQSASARGRLMPEHLAFLHAHREHIQAAGPLLETSNEQSAGGLWLVEADSADRVLQLVHDDPFWPSGLRESFRILQWRQVFVRDSNGSIA comes from the coding sequence ATGCTCTATGCCGTTCTTTTCACCGACAATTTGCAAAGCGCCAGCGCGCGAGGGCGTCTGATGCCTGAACATCTCGCGTTTTTGCATGCCCATCGAGAGCATATCCAAGCGGCGGGACCGCTGCTCGAAACGTCCAACGAGCAGAGCGCCGGTGGGCTCTGGCTGGTCGAAGCTGACAGTGCGGATAGGGTCTTGCAACTCGTCCATGACGATCCGTTCTGGCCAAGCGGCCTGCGTGAATCGTTTCGCATCTTGCAGTGGCGACAAGTTTTTGTCCGCGACTCCAACGGTTCAATTGCATGA
- a CDS encoding helix-turn-helix transcriptional regulator has product MNTLHLPEDIKRRAFGDFLRSRRERLQPSDVGLSNGFRRRAKGLRREEVALLAGVGATWYTWLEQGREVRASVEVLSALADALRLDAAERRHLFVLNDRPPPESRKTGPEVVPDTLLRMLASLAGQPAHILGRRWDVLAWNRAAEIVFGDYARLDGDARNIMHLVFADPDHRRLLLDWEELATTALASFRADSARYAGDQDFERLIATLMRASPEFRAWWPKHEVARPFSGYKRIRHPLGGEMRFEYTMLSVIGEPDMKVAIYTPLEDSIAKLEQLLAVR; this is encoded by the coding sequence ATGAACACGCTACATTTGCCCGAAGACATCAAGCGCCGCGCGTTCGGCGATTTCCTCCGCTCGCGGCGCGAGCGGCTGCAGCCAAGCGATGTGGGCCTCAGCAACGGCTTTCGCCGCCGGGCCAAGGGATTGCGGCGCGAAGAGGTCGCTTTGCTCGCCGGGGTCGGCGCCACCTGGTACACATGGCTGGAGCAGGGCCGCGAGGTCCGCGCCTCGGTCGAGGTACTCTCAGCGCTTGCCGATGCGCTGCGGCTCGACGCGGCGGAGCGGCGGCATCTGTTCGTGCTAAACGACCGGCCGCCACCCGAAAGCCGGAAGACCGGCCCTGAGGTCGTGCCGGACACGTTGCTGCGCATGCTGGCGAGCCTGGCCGGCCAGCCGGCCCATATTCTCGGCCGCCGCTGGGACGTTCTTGCCTGGAATCGCGCGGCGGAAATCGTGTTCGGCGATTATGCCCGGCTTGACGGGGATGCGCGCAACATCATGCATCTGGTGTTCGCGGACCCAGACCATCGCCGCTTGCTGCTCGATTGGGAGGAACTGGCGACCACCGCTCTCGCCTCTTTCCGCGCTGACAGCGCGCGTTATGCCGGCGATCAGGATTTCGAGCGCTTGATCGCGACATTGATGCGGGCAAGCCCGGAGTTTCGCGCCTGGTGGCCGAAGCACGAGGTGGCGCGGCCGTTCTCCGGCTACAAGCGCATTCGGCATCCCCTCGGCGGCGAGATGCGGTTTGAATATACGATGCTGTCGGTGATCGGCGAACCGGACATGAAAGTCGCGATCTACACGCCGCTGGAAGACAGTATCGCAAAGTTGGAGCAGTTGCTGGCTGTGCGCTGA
- a CDS encoding short-chain dehydrogenase/reductase — translation MDLDLAGKRALVTGASKGIGRAIAMRLAQEGCGLILVARNAETLDATAANLRQRHNVPVRVLAADIAQQGEIERIAADVDALDILVNNAGAIPPGALLDIDDTRWRAAWDLKVFGFIGLTRALYPKLKTRRGVIVNIIGTAGERFDPNYIAGSSGNAALMAFTRALGHSAPRDGMRAVGINPGPVATDRMETMLRGRAEKDFGDASRWQEYLEKMPFGRAATPEEIADAAAFLASPRSAYTTGTILTIDGAGR, via the coding sequence GTGGATCTCGATCTTGCGGGCAAACGGGCGCTTGTCACGGGCGCATCGAAAGGAATTGGCCGGGCGATTGCCATGCGATTGGCGCAGGAGGGCTGCGGCCTCATTCTCGTCGCCCGCAATGCCGAGACGTTGGACGCAACCGCGGCGAACCTGCGCCAGCGTCACAATGTGCCGGTGCGCGTGCTTGCCGCCGACATCGCGCAGCAAGGCGAAATCGAGCGCATCGCCGCCGACGTGGATGCGCTCGACATTCTGGTCAATAACGCCGGCGCGATTCCGCCCGGCGCGCTGCTCGATATCGACGATACGCGCTGGCGCGCCGCGTGGGACTTGAAGGTCTTCGGCTTCATCGGTTTGACGCGCGCGCTTTATCCGAAATTGAAAACACGCCGCGGTGTGATTGTGAATATCATCGGCACCGCCGGCGAAAGGTTCGACCCGAATTATATCGCCGGCAGCAGCGGCAATGCCGCACTGATGGCGTTCACGCGTGCCCTCGGCCATTCAGCGCCGCGCGACGGCATGCGGGCCGTCGGCATCAATCCGGGGCCTGTTGCGACCGACCGCATGGAGACGATGCTCCGCGGCCGCGCCGAAAAGGATTTTGGCGATGCCTCGCGCTGGCAGGAGTATCTGGAAAAAATGCCCTTCGGCCGCGCGGCGACCCCCGAGGAAATCGCCGATGCGGCGGCATTCCTGGCGTCCCCGCGCTCCGCCTATACGACCGGAACGATCCTAACGATCGATGGCGCGGGGCGGTGA